In Streptomyces alboniger, the following are encoded in one genomic region:
- a CDS encoding flavodoxin family protein: MRALALVCTLSPSPSPSSSELLAGQVLAELEKLEVSVESVRVADHDVKSGISTDLGDGDAWPALREKVLAADILLLATPIWLGHPSSICQRVMERLNAESETDDQGRPLIHGKVAAVAVVGNEDGAHKVSADVFQGLNDIGFSLAPGAVTYWVGEAQQGTDYQDLDKTPDAVADTTRALAANTVHLARLLSGAPYPPPAS, encoded by the coding sequence GTGCGCGCCCTGGCACTCGTCTGCACCCTCTCCCCCTCGCCGTCCCCTTCCAGCAGTGAGCTGCTGGCCGGCCAGGTGCTGGCCGAACTGGAGAAGCTGGAGGTGAGCGTGGAGTCGGTGCGGGTCGCCGACCACGACGTGAAGTCCGGCATCTCCACCGACCTGGGCGACGGGGACGCCTGGCCCGCGCTGCGCGAGAAGGTCCTCGCGGCCGACATCCTGCTCCTGGCCACGCCGATCTGGCTCGGTCACCCTTCGAGCATCTGCCAGCGCGTCATGGAGCGGCTGAACGCCGAGTCCGAGACCGACGACCAGGGCCGCCCCCTGATCCACGGCAAGGTGGCGGCCGTGGCGGTCGTGGGCAACGAGGACGGCGCGCACAAGGTGAGCGCCGATGTCTTCCAGGGGCTCAACGACATCGGCTTCAGCCTCGCGCCGGGAGCCGTGACCTACTGGGTGGGCGAGGCCCAGCAGGGCACCGACTACCAGGATCTGGACAAGACCCCCGACGCCGTCGCCGACACCACCCGGGCCCTCGCGGCGAACACCGTGCACCTCGCGCGGCTGCTGAGCGGGGCCCCGTACCCGCCCCCGGCCTCGTGA
- a CDS encoding response regulator transcription factor: protein MSDTRISVAVHATDPLSRAGVISHLQHQPSVELVDRAGDISQTPRTPHEAAPAPERVAVMLVDRLDDLAGTELRRLARAAEQRVVLIARELREPELLAVVECGVRAILWRHQATPQKLLRAVHSAARGEGELPPDLINRLMTQLGRLRLSALDSSPSGGALVPTLGMAPREVDVVRLIAEGLDTKQISEKLAYSERTVKNVLHALMTRLQLQNRAHAVAYALREGYI from the coding sequence GTGTCGGATACACGCATATCGGTGGCCGTGCACGCCACCGACCCCCTCAGCCGGGCCGGGGTGATCAGTCACCTCCAGCACCAGCCCAGCGTCGAGCTGGTGGACCGCGCCGGGGACATCTCACAGACGCCTCGGACCCCGCACGAAGCGGCGCCCGCACCGGAGCGGGTCGCCGTCATGCTCGTCGACCGGCTCGACGACCTCGCGGGCACGGAGCTGCGCCGTCTCGCCAGAGCCGCCGAGCAGCGCGTCGTACTGATCGCGAGGGAACTGCGTGAGCCGGAGCTGCTCGCGGTCGTCGAATGCGGCGTACGGGCCATCCTCTGGCGGCACCAGGCGACCCCGCAGAAACTGCTGCGGGCCGTGCACAGCGCGGCGCGGGGCGAGGGGGAGCTGCCGCCCGACCTCATCAACCGGCTCATGACCCAGCTGGGGCGGCTGCGGCTCTCGGCGCTCGACTCCTCGCCGTCCGGCGGCGCGCTCGTACCGACGCTGGGCATGGCGCCCCGCGAGGTGGACGTGGTGCGGCTGATCGCGGAGGGCCTGGACACCAAACAGATCTCGGAGAAGCTCGCCTACTCCGAGCGGACCGTCAAGAACGTGCTGCACGCGCTGATGACGCGCCTACAGCTGCAGAACCGCGCGCATGCCGTCGCGTACGCGCTGCGGGAGGGATACATCTGA
- a CDS encoding DUF4255 domain-containing protein — MIHEVDEALRQLLRGALPEGTGDVVFEAPTRDWAARRNAPTLNSYLYDIREDVARRERGAYAERGPDGRVLRRRQPPRWFRLSYLLTAWTNRPEDEHRLLSAALGTLLAHELLPPDRLPAALTALGAPLPLGVAVPPESRSIADIWSALGGELKPSLDVVVIVPFPVSPAYDVAPPVTEGAVVVRGIDGEPGDSRPRPLRIRPESTR, encoded by the coding sequence GTGATCCACGAAGTGGACGAGGCGCTGCGGCAGTTGCTGCGCGGAGCGCTTCCCGAAGGAACCGGCGACGTCGTCTTCGAGGCGCCGACCCGGGACTGGGCCGCGCGCCGCAACGCGCCCACCCTCAATTCATACCTCTACGACATCCGCGAGGACGTCGCCCGGCGCGAGCGCGGAGCATACGCCGAGCGCGGGCCGGACGGCAGGGTGCTGCGCAGGCGGCAGCCGCCGCGCTGGTTCCGGCTCTCTTACCTGCTCACCGCCTGGACCAACCGCCCCGAGGACGAGCACCGGCTCCTCTCGGCGGCCCTCGGCACCCTGCTCGCCCACGAACTGCTCCCGCCGGACCGGCTCCCCGCGGCCCTCACCGCGCTGGGTGCGCCGCTGCCGCTCGGCGTCGCGGTGCCTCCCGAGTCCCGCTCCATCGCGGACATCTGGTCGGCGCTCGGCGGTGAGCTGAAGCCGTCGCTGGACGTGGTGGTCATCGTGCCGTTCCCGGTGTCGCCCGCGTACGACGTGGCGCCGCCGGTCACCGAGGGTGCCGTCGTCGTGCGCGGCATCGACGGCGAGCCGGGCGACTCACGGCCCCGGCCGCTGCGGATCAGGCCGGAGAGTACGCGGTGA